In one window of Streptomyces griseus subsp. griseus DNA:
- the pdhA gene encoding pyruvate dehydrogenase (acetyl-transferring) E1 component subunit alpha: MTVESTAAARKPRRASKRTSAAKKPQSSEPQLVQLLTPEGERVEHPDYSIDLSADELRGLYRDMVLTRRFDAEATALQRQGELGLWASLLGQEAAQIGSGRALRDDDYVFPTYREHGVAWCRGVDPTNLLGMFRGVNHGGWDPTANNFHLYTIVIGSQTLHATGYAMGVAKDGADSAVIAYFGDGASSQGDVAESFTFSAVYNAPVVFFCQNNQWAISEPTERQTRVPLYQRAQGFGFPGVRVDGNDVLACLAVTRSALERARRGEGPTLVEAFTYRMGAHTTSDDPTKYRADDERAAWEAKDPILRLRTYLEKEKLADEAFFTELETESETLGKRVREVVRAMPDPEPLSLFEHGYADGNSLVDEERAQFAAYQASFADSAEEGK, translated from the coding sequence GTGACCGTGGAGAGCACTGCCGCCGCGCGTAAACCGCGACGCGCCAGTAAGCGGACCAGCGCCGCGAAGAAGCCGCAGAGTTCCGAGCCCCAGCTCGTGCAGCTGCTGACGCCCGAGGGCGAGCGGGTGGAACACCCCGACTACAGCATCGACCTGAGCGCCGACGAGTTGCGCGGCCTGTACCGGGACATGGTCCTCACCCGCCGCTTCGACGCCGAGGCGACCGCCCTCCAGCGCCAGGGCGAGCTGGGCCTGTGGGCCTCGCTGCTGGGCCAGGAGGCCGCGCAGATCGGCAGCGGCCGGGCGCTGCGCGACGACGACTACGTCTTCCCGACCTACCGGGAACACGGTGTGGCCTGGTGCCGCGGGGTCGACCCCACCAACCTGCTGGGCATGTTCCGTGGGGTGAACCACGGTGGCTGGGACCCGACGGCCAACAACTTCCACCTGTACACGATCGTCATCGGCTCGCAGACCCTGCACGCCACCGGCTACGCCATGGGCGTCGCCAAGGACGGCGCGGACTCGGCCGTGATCGCGTACTTCGGTGACGGTGCCTCCAGCCAGGGCGATGTCGCGGAGTCGTTCACCTTCTCCGCCGTCTACAACGCCCCGGTCGTGTTCTTCTGCCAGAACAACCAGTGGGCCATCTCCGAGCCCACCGAGCGCCAGACCCGCGTGCCGCTCTACCAGCGCGCGCAGGGGTTCGGCTTCCCCGGCGTCCGGGTCGACGGCAACGACGTACTCGCGTGTCTGGCCGTGACCCGCTCCGCGCTGGAGCGCGCCCGCCGGGGTGAGGGCCCGACCCTGGTCGAGGCGTTCACGTACCGCATGGGTGCCCACACCACCTCCGACGACCCGACGAAGTACCGGGCCGACGACGAGCGCGCCGCCTGGGAGGCCAAGGACCCGATCCTGCGCCTGCGCACGTACCTGGAGAAGGAGAAGCTCGCCGACGAGGCGTTCTTCACCGAGCTGGAGACGGAGAGCGAGACGCTCGGCAAGCGCGTACGCGAGGTCGTACGGGCGATGCCCGACCCGGAGCCGCTCTCCCTGTTCGAGCACGGCTACGCCGACGGCAACTCCCTCGTCGACGAGGAGCGTGCCCAGTTCGCCGCCTACCAGGCATCGTTCGCAGACTCCGCCGAGGAGGGCAAGTAG
- a CDS encoding response regulator, which produces MREDGKITVFLLDDHEVVRRGVHELLSVEPDIEVVGEAGTAADALVRIPATRPDVAVLDVRLPDGSGVEVCREVRSLDENINCLMLTSYADDEALFDAIMAGASGYVLKAIRGDELLNAVRDVAAGKSLLDPVATARVLERLRDGGTAKGDERLANLTEQERKILDLIGEGLTNRVIGERLHLAEKTIKNYVSSLLSKLGMERRSQAAAYVARLQAERR; this is translated from the coding sequence GTGCGCGAAGATGGAAAAATCACCGTATTTCTGCTGGACGATCATGAGGTCGTCCGGCGTGGCGTCCACGAGCTGCTCTCCGTGGAACCCGATATCGAGGTGGTCGGCGAGGCGGGTACGGCTGCCGACGCCCTGGTCAGGATCCCGGCGACGCGCCCCGATGTGGCGGTTCTCGATGTCCGGCTGCCCGACGGCAGCGGGGTGGAGGTGTGCCGGGAGGTCCGTTCGCTGGACGAGAACATCAACTGCCTGATGCTCACCTCGTACGCCGATGACGAGGCGCTTTTCGACGCGATCATGGCCGGTGCGTCGGGTTATGTACTGAAGGCGATCCGGGGCGATGAACTGCTCAATGCCGTACGGGACGTCGCCGCCGGAAAATCCCTGCTGGACCCGGTCGCGACCGCCCGGGTGCTGGAGCGGCTGCGTGACGGCGGCACCGCCAAGGGCGACGAGCGGCTCGCCAACCTCACCGAGCAGGAGCGCAAGATCCTGGATCTGATCGGGGAGGGGCTGACCAACCGGGTCATCGGGGAGCGGCTGCACCTCGCCGAGAAGACGATCAAGAACTACGTCTCCAGCCTGCTGTCCAAGCTGGGCATGGAGCGCCGCTCGCAGGCGGCCGCCTACGTCGCCCGGCTCCAGGCCGAGCGGCGCTGA
- a CDS encoding pyridoxamine 5'-phosphate oxidase family protein, with amino-acid sequence MPSDETPAPTAMELLRRVPYGRLATSMRALPFLAVARHIVSDGRILLRMHRGFGYHEACDGSVVAYGADNYNAAVPGSGGDLWSVQFTGPAEIVHPCPEQAELFGAAPALANGEPFAPAYLRVDPHFVTEHTLDFSASQLVRHAA; translated from the coding sequence ATGCCCTCCGACGAAACCCCCGCGCCCACGGCGATGGAGCTGCTCCGCCGGGTCCCGTACGGCCGTCTCGCCACCAGCATGCGCGCCCTGCCGTTCCTGGCGGTGGCCCGGCACATCGTGAGCGACGGCCGCATCCTGCTGCGGATGCACCGGGGCTTCGGCTATCACGAGGCGTGCGACGGGAGCGTCGTGGCCTACGGGGCGGACAACTACAACGCGGCCGTACCGGGCAGCGGCGGGGACCTGTGGTCGGTGCAGTTCACCGGGCCCGCCGAGATCGTCCACCCCTGCCCCGAACAGGCGGAACTCTTCGGCGCCGCGCCCGCCCTCGCCAACGGTGAGCCCTTCGCGCCGGCCTATCTCCGGGTCGACCCGCATTTCGTCACGGAGCACACTCTTGACTTCAGCGCAAGTCAGCTTGTCCGCCACGCAGCGTGA
- a CDS encoding phosphotransferase encodes MPRSYVTRPPVPPVGEVLRRYPDVGEPLACEPITKGLLNHGYRVSTTRGSYFLKHHLDKKHIDDATGERATIARQHRATQRLASLGVPVVPPLTDTEGTTVTVIGDRCYALHPWVDGLHRVGSQLTPHQSRRLGTLLGAVHTALEQVMPPDGETGPAEGPLPAGYGSPHASDTFALIDELLAAARGQRPRDTPRDAFDELAVHRLVERRVLLERHAHRRPPTPDGPATGWVHGDFHPLNLLYRGTDPVAIVDWDRLGVQPRAEEAVRAAAIFFVQPGGELDLAKVRAYARAYRRAAGAGAAELAAAVHRVWWERLNDFWILRWRYRLDDRRADPQFPAVSALVVWWTREYEAVCAAFTE; translated from the coding sequence GTGCCGCGCTCATATGTAACCCGCCCACCAGTTCCTCCGGTCGGCGAGGTCCTGCGCCGCTACCCGGACGTGGGGGAACCGCTCGCCTGCGAGCCGATCACCAAGGGCCTGCTGAACCACGGATACCGCGTGTCCACCACCCGCGGCTCCTACTTCCTCAAGCACCACCTCGACAAGAAGCACATCGACGACGCCACCGGTGAACGCGCCACGATCGCGCGCCAGCACCGCGCCACCCAGCGTCTGGCCTCCCTCGGTGTGCCCGTCGTCCCGCCGCTGACCGACACGGAGGGCACCACGGTCACCGTGATCGGCGACCGCTGCTACGCCCTGCACCCCTGGGTCGACGGACTGCACCGGGTCGGATCCCAGCTCACCCCCCACCAGTCGCGGCGTCTCGGGACGCTCCTCGGAGCCGTACACACCGCTCTTGAGCAGGTCATGCCGCCGGACGGTGAAACCGGGCCCGCGGAGGGGCCGTTACCCGCCGGCTACGGCAGTCCGCATGCCTCCGACACCTTCGCGCTGATCGACGAACTCCTCGCCGCGGCACGGGGGCAGCGGCCCCGGGACACCCCGCGCGACGCCTTCGACGAGCTCGCCGTGCACCGGCTCGTGGAGCGCCGGGTGCTGCTGGAGCGCCATGCGCACCGCAGGCCGCCGACGCCGGACGGCCCCGCCACCGGATGGGTGCACGGGGACTTCCATCCGCTCAACCTGCTCTACCGGGGCACCGATCCGGTCGCGATCGTGGACTGGGACCGGCTGGGGGTGCAGCCGCGCGCCGAGGAGGCGGTGCGGGCGGCGGCCATCTTCTTCGTGCAGCCGGGCGGGGAGCTGGACCTGGCGAAGGTACGGGCATACGCCCGCGCCTACCGGCGTGCGGCGGGGGCGGGGGCCGCCGAGCTGGCCGCCGCCGTGCACCGGGTGTGGTGGGAGCGGCTCAACGACTTCTGGATACTCCGCTGGCGCTACCGCCTGGACGACCGAAGGGCCGACCCGCAGTTCCCTGCGGTGTCGGCCCTGGTGGTCTG